The sequence GCCGAGCATTTTTCGCTTTCCAGTTCTTCGCTTTCGCGTTTCCCTTTCCGGCGAGTCCGACTCTATCAGATCCTTTCGGGCCTGATTCCCAGTCAGCGGGGCTTGTCTTCCCGGCTGTTGGGCCGTTCCGACGAGTGAGACTTTAGCGGATTCCTTGGCTCCGACGCTAATCGGGGCTGCGTTCCTTCGAACGCGGATTCCTCATTTCGCGAATGCGCACGAAAAGCAGCGCGACACGTGGTCGCTCGTTTGTCGTGGTTACTGCGGAATGGCTGTCCGGGGACCGACCGGGGTCGGCGCTCACGTCGGACAACTCGGAGCACACTACGGATCTGCTCGGGGCGTGTCAACCCCGGTCCTGGTGGGTGCTTCGTGGAAGGCCTGGCGGTAGGCGTGGGGGCTGGTGGAGAGGTGCGCCGCGAAGTGCTGGCGCATGGTGATCTCGCTGCCGAAGCCCGTGCGGCGGGCCACCTCGGGGAGGGGGTGGTCGGTGCGCTCCAGGAGCTTCTGGGCTGCGGCGATGCGCTGGGTGATCAGCCAGCGCAGTGGGGTCGTGCCCGTGGTCGCCTGGAAACGGCGGGCGAAGGAGCGCGGGGACATGCCCGCACGGGCGGCGAGGGTGGCGACCGTGTGGGGTTGGGCCAGATGGGTCAGGGCGTGGGCGCGTACCGACGCGAGGGCGTCGGCGTCGCGGTCGGCGTGCGGGGTGGGCTGCTCGATGAACTGGGCCTGGGTCCCCGTACGGAACGGAGCGGTGACCATCGAACGGGCGATCGCCGCCGCGGCTTCGGCCCCCTGCGTCGTACGGACGAGGTGGAGGCACAGATCGATTCCGGCCGCGGTGCCCGCCGACGTCCAGATGTTGTCGTCATGGAGGAAGAGCGCGTCCGGGACGACGGTGACCCGGGGGTGGTGGGTGCGCAGGAGCT is a genomic window of Streptomyces sp. NBC_01237 containing:
- a CDS encoding GlxA family transcriptional regulator, whose translation is MRIALVAFPGIRAFDVSVITEVWGVDRTDRGVPAFDLRRTAADPAPIPLRGGLGLTPDRTLAWLSRADLIVVPGLDDHLTPAPAPVLDALRLAHGRGTPIAALCGGAFTLAQAGLLDGRRAVTHWNLTELLRTHHPRVTVVPDALFLHDDNIWTSAGTAAGIDLCLHLVRTTQGAEAAAAIARSMVTAPFRTGTQAQFIEQPTPHADRDADALASVRAHALTHLAQPHTVATLAARAGMSPRSFARRFQATTGTTPLRWLITQRIAAAQKLLERTDHPLPEVARRTGFGSEITMRQHFAAHLSTSPHAYRQAFHEAPTRTGVDTPRADP